The following proteins are co-located in the Poecile atricapillus isolate bPoeAtr1 chromosome 2, bPoeAtr1.hap1, whole genome shotgun sequence genome:
- the EPC1 gene encoding enhancer of polycomb homolog 1 isoform X4 — MSKLSFRARALDASKPLPVFRCEDLPDLAEYASINRAVPQMPTGMEKEEESEHHLQRAISAQQVYGEKRDNMVIPVPEAESNIAYYESIYPGEFKMPKQLIHIQPFSLDAEQPDYDLDSEDEIFVNKLKKRMDISPLQFEEMIDRLEKGSGQQPVSLQEAKLLLKEDDELIREVYEYWIKKRKNCRGPSLIPAVKQEKRDGSSTNDPYVAFRRRTEKMQTRKNRKNDEASYEKMLKLRRDLSRAVTILEMIKRREKSKRELLHLTLEIMEKRYNLGDYSGEIMSEVMAQRQPLKPTYAIPIIPVTNSSSFKQQEAMELKEYKVKQDKPDVIRPKRKYEKKPKVLPSSAAATPQQTSPAALPVFNAKDLNQYDFPSSDDEPLSQVLSGSSEAEEENDPDGPFAFRRKAGCQYYAPHLDQPGNWPWSSPKEGRLGDVRYRYCLTTLTVPQRCIGFARRRVGRGGRVLLDRAHSDYDNAFHHLDLERFSSSQHSSISQFANTSETNTSDKSFSKDLSQILVNIKSCRWRHFRPRTPSLHDSDNDELSCRKLYRGLNRTGTAQPGTQTCSTSIQSKSSSGSAHIAFTAEQYQQHQQQLALMQKQQLAQIHQQQANSNSSANTSQGFVSKTLDSVSAQFAASALVTSEQLMGFKMKDDVVLGIGVNGILQASGVYKGLHLSSTTPTALVHTSSLSTAGSALLQPSNITQTSSSHSALSHQVTAANSATTQVLIGNNIRLTVPSSVGTVNSITTLNARHIPRTLSAVPSSALKLAAATNCQVPKVPASSSVDAVPRENHETEKPALNNIADNTVAMEVT; from the exons GAACATCATTTGCAGCGGGCTATCTCAGCACAACAAGTCTATGGAGAGAAGAGGGATAACATGGTTATACCAGTTCCAGAAGCAGAAAGTAATATTGCATACTATGAATCTATATATCCCGGAGAATTTAAAATGCCAAAGCAGCTGATTCACATACAGC CTTTTAGTTTGGATGCTGAGCAGCCAGATTATGACTTGGATTCAGAAGATGAGATCTTTGTGAATAAGTTGAAGAAAAGAATGGACATCTCTCCTTTGCAATTTGAGGAGATGATAGACAGACTGGAAAAGGGCAGCGGTCAGCAG CCAGTTAGCCTGCAAGAGGCCAAGCTGTTGCTGAAGGAAGATGATGAATTGATCAGAGAAGTGTATGAGTACTGgattaaaaagaggaaaaactgtCGAGGTCCTTCACTTATCCCAGCAGTAAAGCAGGAAAAACGAGATGGTTCCAGCACAAATGACCCTTATGTTGCTTTTAGAAGACGAACAGAAAAGATGCAGACACGAAAA AATCGAAAAAATGATGAAGCTTCTTATGAGAAAATGCTGAAGCTGCGTCGAGATCTGAGTCGTGCAGTAACCATCCTGGAGATgataaaaaggagggaaaaaagcaagagaGAGTTGCTGCATTTAACACTGGAAATAATGGAAAAGAG gTATAATTTGGGTGACTACAGTGGAGAGATCATGTCTGAAGTCATGGCACAGCGGCAGCCACTTAAACCCACCTATGCTATTCCCATCATTCCTGTGACTAATAGCAGTTCTTTTAAACAGCAAGAGGCTATGGAACTGAAAGAATATAAAGTTAAA caAGATAAACCTGATGTTATTAGACCCAAAAGAAAGTATGAGAAGAAGCCAAAAGTCTTACCTTCGTCGGCTGCTGCTACTCCTCAACAGACAAGTCCTGCTGCACTGCCAGTCTTTAATGCTAAAGATTTGAATCAGTATGATTTTCCTAGCTCAGATGATGAACCTCTTTCCCAG GTTTTGTCTGGTTCTTCGGAGGCTGAGGAAGAAAATGATCCCGATGGTCCTTTTGCCTTCCGTAGGAAAGCAGGCTGTCAGTACTATGCT ccTCATTTAGACCAACCTGGCAACTGGCCATGGAGTAGCCCTAAGGAGGGAAGATTAGGAGATGTGCGTTACAGATACTGCTTAACCACCCTCACTGTACCCCAGAGGTGTATTGGGTTTGCACGAAGACGGGTTGGCCGTGGTGGAAG GGTGCTACTAGACAGAGCGCATTCGGACTACGATAATGCATTTCATCATCTGgatttggaaaggttttcctcaTCGCAACACTCTTCAATCAGTCAATTTGCCAATACCTCAGAAACAAATACCTCGGACAAATCTTTCTCAAAAGACCTCAGTCAGATATTAGTCAATATCAAATCATGTAGATGGCGGCATTTTAGGCCTCGGACACCATCCCTACATGACAGTGACAATGATGAACTCTCCTGTAGGAAATTATACAGGGGTTTAAATCGAACAGGCACAGCACAACCCGGGACCCAGACATGCAGTACCTCTATACAAAGTAAAAGTAGCAGTGGTTCAGCACATATTG CATTTACAGCCGAACAATACCAGCAACATCAACAGCAACTGGCACTAATGCAGAAACAGCAGCTTGCACAAATTCATCAACAGCAAGCAAATAGTAATTCCTCTGCCAACACATCACAG ggttttgtttCCAAGACACTGGATTCTGTTAGTGCTCAGTTTGCTGCTTCAGCTTTGGTTACATCAGAACAGCTAATGGGATTCAAAATGAAGGATGATGTGGTGCTTGGAATTGGGGTGAATGGCATTCTTCAGGCCTCAG GAGTGTACAAGGGCTTACACCTCAGTAGTACTACACCTACAGCACTTGTCCATACAAGTTCATTGTCAACAGCAGGTTCAGCCTTGTTACAGCCTTCAAATATAACGCAGACTTCAAGTTCCCACAGTGCACTGAGTCACCAAGTAACTGCTGCCAATTCTGCAACAACTCAGGTTCTGATTGGGAACAATATTCGATTAACTGTACCCTCATCAGTTGGCACTGTAAACTCTATTACCACGCTCAATGCACGGCATATACCTAGGACTTTAAGTGCTGTTCCATCATCTGCCTTAAAGCTGGCTGCAGCAACAAATTGCCAGGTGCCCAAGGTTCCAGCTTCATCCTCTGTGGATGCAGTACCAAG GGAAAACCATGAAACGGAGAAGCCAGCACTGAACAATATAGCGGACAATACAGTAGCAATGGAGGTGACGTAG
- the EPC1 gene encoding enhancer of polycomb homolog 1 isoform X1 produces the protein MSKLSFRARALDASKPLPVFRCEDLPDLAEYASINRAVPQMPTGMEKEEESEHHLQRAISAQQVYGEKRDNMVIPVPEAESNIAYYESIYPGEFKMPKQLIHIQPFSLDAEQPDYDLDSEDEIFVNKLKKRMDISPLQFEEMIDRLEKGSGQQPVSLQEAKLLLKEDDELIREVYEYWIKKRKNCRGPSLIPAVKQEKRDGSSTNDPYVAFRRRTEKMQTRKNRKNDEASYEKMLKLRRDLSRAVTILEMIKRREKSKRELLHLTLEIMEKRYNLGDYSGEIMSEVMAQRQPLKPTYAIPIIPVTNSSSFKQQEAMELKEYKVKQDKPDVIRPKRKYEKKPKVLPSSAAATPQQTSPAALPVFNAKDLNQYDFPSSDDEPLSQVLSGSSEAEEENDPDGPFAFRRKAGCQYYAPHLDQPGNWPWSSPKEGRLGDVRYRYCLTTLTVPQRCIGFARRRVGRGGRVLLDRAHSDYDNAFHHLDLERFSSSQHSSISQFANTSETNTSDKSFSKDLSQILVNIKSCRWRHFRPRTPSLHDSDNDELSCRKLYRGLNRTGTAQPGTQTCSTSIQSKSSSGSAHIESETSLGLVHQILNHTDGSKSLQSSEFAAFTAEQYQQHQQQLALMQKQQLAQIHQQQANSNSSANTSQNLETNQQESGFRLNLHHSHSVKCLEGTLQGFVSKTLDSVSAQFAASALVTSEQLMGFKMKDDVVLGIGVNGILQASGVYKGLHLSSTTPTALVHTSSLSTAGSALLQPSNITQTSSSHSALSHQVTAANSATTQVLIGNNIRLTVPSSVGTVNSITTLNARHIPRTLSAVPSSALKLAAATNCQVPKVPASSSVDAVPRENHETEKPALNNIADNTVAMEVT, from the exons GAACATCATTTGCAGCGGGCTATCTCAGCACAACAAGTCTATGGAGAGAAGAGGGATAACATGGTTATACCAGTTCCAGAAGCAGAAAGTAATATTGCATACTATGAATCTATATATCCCGGAGAATTTAAAATGCCAAAGCAGCTGATTCACATACAGC CTTTTAGTTTGGATGCTGAGCAGCCAGATTATGACTTGGATTCAGAAGATGAGATCTTTGTGAATAAGTTGAAGAAAAGAATGGACATCTCTCCTTTGCAATTTGAGGAGATGATAGACAGACTGGAAAAGGGCAGCGGTCAGCAG CCAGTTAGCCTGCAAGAGGCCAAGCTGTTGCTGAAGGAAGATGATGAATTGATCAGAGAAGTGTATGAGTACTGgattaaaaagaggaaaaactgtCGAGGTCCTTCACTTATCCCAGCAGTAAAGCAGGAAAAACGAGATGGTTCCAGCACAAATGACCCTTATGTTGCTTTTAGAAGACGAACAGAAAAGATGCAGACACGAAAA AATCGAAAAAATGATGAAGCTTCTTATGAGAAAATGCTGAAGCTGCGTCGAGATCTGAGTCGTGCAGTAACCATCCTGGAGATgataaaaaggagggaaaaaagcaagagaGAGTTGCTGCATTTAACACTGGAAATAATGGAAAAGAG gTATAATTTGGGTGACTACAGTGGAGAGATCATGTCTGAAGTCATGGCACAGCGGCAGCCACTTAAACCCACCTATGCTATTCCCATCATTCCTGTGACTAATAGCAGTTCTTTTAAACAGCAAGAGGCTATGGAACTGAAAGAATATAAAGTTAAA caAGATAAACCTGATGTTATTAGACCCAAAAGAAAGTATGAGAAGAAGCCAAAAGTCTTACCTTCGTCGGCTGCTGCTACTCCTCAACAGACAAGTCCTGCTGCACTGCCAGTCTTTAATGCTAAAGATTTGAATCAGTATGATTTTCCTAGCTCAGATGATGAACCTCTTTCCCAG GTTTTGTCTGGTTCTTCGGAGGCTGAGGAAGAAAATGATCCCGATGGTCCTTTTGCCTTCCGTAGGAAAGCAGGCTGTCAGTACTATGCT ccTCATTTAGACCAACCTGGCAACTGGCCATGGAGTAGCCCTAAGGAGGGAAGATTAGGAGATGTGCGTTACAGATACTGCTTAACCACCCTCACTGTACCCCAGAGGTGTATTGGGTTTGCACGAAGACGGGTTGGCCGTGGTGGAAG GGTGCTACTAGACAGAGCGCATTCGGACTACGATAATGCATTTCATCATCTGgatttggaaaggttttcctcaTCGCAACACTCTTCAATCAGTCAATTTGCCAATACCTCAGAAACAAATACCTCGGACAAATCTTTCTCAAAAGACCTCAGTCAGATATTAGTCAATATCAAATCATGTAGATGGCGGCATTTTAGGCCTCGGACACCATCCCTACATGACAGTGACAATGATGAACTCTCCTGTAGGAAATTATACAGGGGTTTAAATCGAACAGGCACAGCACAACCCGGGACCCAGACATGCAGTACCTCTATACAAAGTAAAAGTAGCAGTGGTTCAGCACATATTG AAAGTGAAACATCTTTGGGCCTGGTGCATCAAATACTAAATCACACTGATGGCTCTAAGTCTCTCCAATCTTCTGAATTTGCTG CATTTACAGCCGAACAATACCAGCAACATCAACAGCAACTGGCACTAATGCAGAAACAGCAGCTTGCACAAATTCATCAACAGCAAGCAAATAGTAATTCCTCTGCCAACACATCACAG AACCTTGAAACTAACCAACAGGAAAGTGGCTTTCGCCTGAATCTACATCATAGCCATTCTGTAAAGTGTTTAGAAGGGACACTGCAG ggttttgtttCCAAGACACTGGATTCTGTTAGTGCTCAGTTTGCTGCTTCAGCTTTGGTTACATCAGAACAGCTAATGGGATTCAAAATGAAGGATGATGTGGTGCTTGGAATTGGGGTGAATGGCATTCTTCAGGCCTCAG GAGTGTACAAGGGCTTACACCTCAGTAGTACTACACCTACAGCACTTGTCCATACAAGTTCATTGTCAACAGCAGGTTCAGCCTTGTTACAGCCTTCAAATATAACGCAGACTTCAAGTTCCCACAGTGCACTGAGTCACCAAGTAACTGCTGCCAATTCTGCAACAACTCAGGTTCTGATTGGGAACAATATTCGATTAACTGTACCCTCATCAGTTGGCACTGTAAACTCTATTACCACGCTCAATGCACGGCATATACCTAGGACTTTAAGTGCTGTTCCATCATCTGCCTTAAAGCTGGCTGCAGCAACAAATTGCCAGGTGCCCAAGGTTCCAGCTTCATCCTCTGTGGATGCAGTACCAAG GGAAAACCATGAAACGGAGAAGCCAGCACTGAACAATATAGCGGACAATACAGTAGCAATGGAGGTGACGTAG
- the EPC1 gene encoding enhancer of polycomb homolog 1 isoform X3: MSKLSFRARALDASKPLPVFRCEDLPDLAEYASINRAVPQMPTGMEKEEESEHHLQRAISAQQVYGEKRDNMVIPVPEAESNIAYYESIYPGEFKMPKQLIHIQPFSLDAEQPDYDLDSEDEIFVNKLKKRMDISPLQFEEMIDRLEKGSGQQPVSLQEAKLLLKEDDELIREVYEYWIKKRKNCRGPSLIPAVKQEKRDGSSTNDPYVAFRRRTEKMQTRKNRKNDEASYEKMLKLRRDLSRAVTILEMIKRREKSKRELLHLTLEIMEKRYNLGDYSGEIMSEVMAQRQPLKPTYAIPIIPVTNSSSFKQQEAMELKEYKVKQDKPDVIRPKRKYEKKPKVLPSSAAATPQQTSPAALPVFNAKDLNQYDFPSSDDEPLSQVLSGSSEAEEENDPDGPFAFRRKAGCQYYAPHLDQPGNWPWSSPKEGRLGDVRYRYCLTTLTVPQRCIGFARRRVGRGGRVLLDRAHSDYDNAFHHLDLERFSSSQHSSISQFANTSETNTSDKSFSKDLSQILVNIKSCRWRHFRPRTPSLHDSDNDELSCRKLYRGLNRTGTAQPGTQTCSTSIQSKSSSGSAHIESETSLGLVHQILNHTDGSKSLQSSEFAAFTAEQYQQHQQQLALMQKQQLAQIHQQQANSNSSANTSQGFVSKTLDSVSAQFAASALVTSEQLMGFKMKDDVVLGIGVNGILQASGVYKGLHLSSTTPTALVHTSSLSTAGSALLQPSNITQTSSSHSALSHQVTAANSATTQVLIGNNIRLTVPSSVGTVNSITTLNARHIPRTLSAVPSSALKLAAATNCQVPKVPASSSVDAVPRENHETEKPALNNIADNTVAMEVT, encoded by the exons GAACATCATTTGCAGCGGGCTATCTCAGCACAACAAGTCTATGGAGAGAAGAGGGATAACATGGTTATACCAGTTCCAGAAGCAGAAAGTAATATTGCATACTATGAATCTATATATCCCGGAGAATTTAAAATGCCAAAGCAGCTGATTCACATACAGC CTTTTAGTTTGGATGCTGAGCAGCCAGATTATGACTTGGATTCAGAAGATGAGATCTTTGTGAATAAGTTGAAGAAAAGAATGGACATCTCTCCTTTGCAATTTGAGGAGATGATAGACAGACTGGAAAAGGGCAGCGGTCAGCAG CCAGTTAGCCTGCAAGAGGCCAAGCTGTTGCTGAAGGAAGATGATGAATTGATCAGAGAAGTGTATGAGTACTGgattaaaaagaggaaaaactgtCGAGGTCCTTCACTTATCCCAGCAGTAAAGCAGGAAAAACGAGATGGTTCCAGCACAAATGACCCTTATGTTGCTTTTAGAAGACGAACAGAAAAGATGCAGACACGAAAA AATCGAAAAAATGATGAAGCTTCTTATGAGAAAATGCTGAAGCTGCGTCGAGATCTGAGTCGTGCAGTAACCATCCTGGAGATgataaaaaggagggaaaaaagcaagagaGAGTTGCTGCATTTAACACTGGAAATAATGGAAAAGAG gTATAATTTGGGTGACTACAGTGGAGAGATCATGTCTGAAGTCATGGCACAGCGGCAGCCACTTAAACCCACCTATGCTATTCCCATCATTCCTGTGACTAATAGCAGTTCTTTTAAACAGCAAGAGGCTATGGAACTGAAAGAATATAAAGTTAAA caAGATAAACCTGATGTTATTAGACCCAAAAGAAAGTATGAGAAGAAGCCAAAAGTCTTACCTTCGTCGGCTGCTGCTACTCCTCAACAGACAAGTCCTGCTGCACTGCCAGTCTTTAATGCTAAAGATTTGAATCAGTATGATTTTCCTAGCTCAGATGATGAACCTCTTTCCCAG GTTTTGTCTGGTTCTTCGGAGGCTGAGGAAGAAAATGATCCCGATGGTCCTTTTGCCTTCCGTAGGAAAGCAGGCTGTCAGTACTATGCT ccTCATTTAGACCAACCTGGCAACTGGCCATGGAGTAGCCCTAAGGAGGGAAGATTAGGAGATGTGCGTTACAGATACTGCTTAACCACCCTCACTGTACCCCAGAGGTGTATTGGGTTTGCACGAAGACGGGTTGGCCGTGGTGGAAG GGTGCTACTAGACAGAGCGCATTCGGACTACGATAATGCATTTCATCATCTGgatttggaaaggttttcctcaTCGCAACACTCTTCAATCAGTCAATTTGCCAATACCTCAGAAACAAATACCTCGGACAAATCTTTCTCAAAAGACCTCAGTCAGATATTAGTCAATATCAAATCATGTAGATGGCGGCATTTTAGGCCTCGGACACCATCCCTACATGACAGTGACAATGATGAACTCTCCTGTAGGAAATTATACAGGGGTTTAAATCGAACAGGCACAGCACAACCCGGGACCCAGACATGCAGTACCTCTATACAAAGTAAAAGTAGCAGTGGTTCAGCACATATTG AAAGTGAAACATCTTTGGGCCTGGTGCATCAAATACTAAATCACACTGATGGCTCTAAGTCTCTCCAATCTTCTGAATTTGCTG CATTTACAGCCGAACAATACCAGCAACATCAACAGCAACTGGCACTAATGCAGAAACAGCAGCTTGCACAAATTCATCAACAGCAAGCAAATAGTAATTCCTCTGCCAACACATCACAG ggttttgtttCCAAGACACTGGATTCTGTTAGTGCTCAGTTTGCTGCTTCAGCTTTGGTTACATCAGAACAGCTAATGGGATTCAAAATGAAGGATGATGTGGTGCTTGGAATTGGGGTGAATGGCATTCTTCAGGCCTCAG GAGTGTACAAGGGCTTACACCTCAGTAGTACTACACCTACAGCACTTGTCCATACAAGTTCATTGTCAACAGCAGGTTCAGCCTTGTTACAGCCTTCAAATATAACGCAGACTTCAAGTTCCCACAGTGCACTGAGTCACCAAGTAACTGCTGCCAATTCTGCAACAACTCAGGTTCTGATTGGGAACAATATTCGATTAACTGTACCCTCATCAGTTGGCACTGTAAACTCTATTACCACGCTCAATGCACGGCATATACCTAGGACTTTAAGTGCTGTTCCATCATCTGCCTTAAAGCTGGCTGCAGCAACAAATTGCCAGGTGCCCAAGGTTCCAGCTTCATCCTCTGTGGATGCAGTACCAAG GGAAAACCATGAAACGGAGAAGCCAGCACTGAACAATATAGCGGACAATACAGTAGCAATGGAGGTGACGTAG
- the EPC1 gene encoding enhancer of polycomb homolog 1 isoform X2 has translation MSKLSFRARALDASKPLPVFRCEDLPDLAEYASINRAVPQMPTGMEKEEESEHHLQRAISAQQVYGEKRDNMVIPVPEAESNIAYYESIYPGEFKMPKQLIHIQPFSLDAEQPDYDLDSEDEIFVNKLKKRMDISPLQFEEMIDRLEKGSGQQPVSLQEAKLLLKEDDELIREVYEYWIKKRKNCRGPSLIPAVKQEKRDGSSTNDPYVAFRRRTEKMQTRKNRKNDEASYEKMLKLRRDLSRAVTILEMIKRREKSKRELLHLTLEIMEKRYNLGDYSGEIMSEVMAQRQPLKPTYAIPIIPVTNSSSFKQQEAMELKEYKVKQDKPDVIRPKRKYEKKPKVLPSSAAATPQQTSPAALPVFNAKDLNQYDFPSSDDEPLSQVLSGSSEAEEENDPDGPFAFRRKAGCQYYAPHLDQPGNWPWSSPKEGRLGDVRYRYCLTTLTVPQRCIGFARRRVGRGGRVLLDRAHSDYDNAFHHLDLERFSSSQHSSISQFANTSETNTSDKSFSKDLSQILVNIKSCRWRHFRPRTPSLHDSDNDELSCRKLYRGLNRTGTAQPGTQTCSTSIQSKSSSGSAHIAFTAEQYQQHQQQLALMQKQQLAQIHQQQANSNSSANTSQNLETNQQESGFRLNLHHSHSVKCLEGTLQGFVSKTLDSVSAQFAASALVTSEQLMGFKMKDDVVLGIGVNGILQASGVYKGLHLSSTTPTALVHTSSLSTAGSALLQPSNITQTSSSHSALSHQVTAANSATTQVLIGNNIRLTVPSSVGTVNSITTLNARHIPRTLSAVPSSALKLAAATNCQVPKVPASSSVDAVPRENHETEKPALNNIADNTVAMEVT, from the exons GAACATCATTTGCAGCGGGCTATCTCAGCACAACAAGTCTATGGAGAGAAGAGGGATAACATGGTTATACCAGTTCCAGAAGCAGAAAGTAATATTGCATACTATGAATCTATATATCCCGGAGAATTTAAAATGCCAAAGCAGCTGATTCACATACAGC CTTTTAGTTTGGATGCTGAGCAGCCAGATTATGACTTGGATTCAGAAGATGAGATCTTTGTGAATAAGTTGAAGAAAAGAATGGACATCTCTCCTTTGCAATTTGAGGAGATGATAGACAGACTGGAAAAGGGCAGCGGTCAGCAG CCAGTTAGCCTGCAAGAGGCCAAGCTGTTGCTGAAGGAAGATGATGAATTGATCAGAGAAGTGTATGAGTACTGgattaaaaagaggaaaaactgtCGAGGTCCTTCACTTATCCCAGCAGTAAAGCAGGAAAAACGAGATGGTTCCAGCACAAATGACCCTTATGTTGCTTTTAGAAGACGAACAGAAAAGATGCAGACACGAAAA AATCGAAAAAATGATGAAGCTTCTTATGAGAAAATGCTGAAGCTGCGTCGAGATCTGAGTCGTGCAGTAACCATCCTGGAGATgataaaaaggagggaaaaaagcaagagaGAGTTGCTGCATTTAACACTGGAAATAATGGAAAAGAG gTATAATTTGGGTGACTACAGTGGAGAGATCATGTCTGAAGTCATGGCACAGCGGCAGCCACTTAAACCCACCTATGCTATTCCCATCATTCCTGTGACTAATAGCAGTTCTTTTAAACAGCAAGAGGCTATGGAACTGAAAGAATATAAAGTTAAA caAGATAAACCTGATGTTATTAGACCCAAAAGAAAGTATGAGAAGAAGCCAAAAGTCTTACCTTCGTCGGCTGCTGCTACTCCTCAACAGACAAGTCCTGCTGCACTGCCAGTCTTTAATGCTAAAGATTTGAATCAGTATGATTTTCCTAGCTCAGATGATGAACCTCTTTCCCAG GTTTTGTCTGGTTCTTCGGAGGCTGAGGAAGAAAATGATCCCGATGGTCCTTTTGCCTTCCGTAGGAAAGCAGGCTGTCAGTACTATGCT ccTCATTTAGACCAACCTGGCAACTGGCCATGGAGTAGCCCTAAGGAGGGAAGATTAGGAGATGTGCGTTACAGATACTGCTTAACCACCCTCACTGTACCCCAGAGGTGTATTGGGTTTGCACGAAGACGGGTTGGCCGTGGTGGAAG GGTGCTACTAGACAGAGCGCATTCGGACTACGATAATGCATTTCATCATCTGgatttggaaaggttttcctcaTCGCAACACTCTTCAATCAGTCAATTTGCCAATACCTCAGAAACAAATACCTCGGACAAATCTTTCTCAAAAGACCTCAGTCAGATATTAGTCAATATCAAATCATGTAGATGGCGGCATTTTAGGCCTCGGACACCATCCCTACATGACAGTGACAATGATGAACTCTCCTGTAGGAAATTATACAGGGGTTTAAATCGAACAGGCACAGCACAACCCGGGACCCAGACATGCAGTACCTCTATACAAAGTAAAAGTAGCAGTGGTTCAGCACATATTG CATTTACAGCCGAACAATACCAGCAACATCAACAGCAACTGGCACTAATGCAGAAACAGCAGCTTGCACAAATTCATCAACAGCAAGCAAATAGTAATTCCTCTGCCAACACATCACAG AACCTTGAAACTAACCAACAGGAAAGTGGCTTTCGCCTGAATCTACATCATAGCCATTCTGTAAAGTGTTTAGAAGGGACACTGCAG ggttttgtttCCAAGACACTGGATTCTGTTAGTGCTCAGTTTGCTGCTTCAGCTTTGGTTACATCAGAACAGCTAATGGGATTCAAAATGAAGGATGATGTGGTGCTTGGAATTGGGGTGAATGGCATTCTTCAGGCCTCAG GAGTGTACAAGGGCTTACACCTCAGTAGTACTACACCTACAGCACTTGTCCATACAAGTTCATTGTCAACAGCAGGTTCAGCCTTGTTACAGCCTTCAAATATAACGCAGACTTCAAGTTCCCACAGTGCACTGAGTCACCAAGTAACTGCTGCCAATTCTGCAACAACTCAGGTTCTGATTGGGAACAATATTCGATTAACTGTACCCTCATCAGTTGGCACTGTAAACTCTATTACCACGCTCAATGCACGGCATATACCTAGGACTTTAAGTGCTGTTCCATCATCTGCCTTAAAGCTGGCTGCAGCAACAAATTGCCAGGTGCCCAAGGTTCCAGCTTCATCCTCTGTGGATGCAGTACCAAG GGAAAACCATGAAACGGAGAAGCCAGCACTGAACAATATAGCGGACAATACAGTAGCAATGGAGGTGACGTAG